TCAATGAAAGCGACATGCCGCCGCTTTGGGTCGTGCGCGACATGGCCCGTCATCTGAAGCTTCTTCGCCGGAAAAAGGATGTGCTGCTGCCAACCAGACGCGGCCGGGAGTTTTTGGGAAACCCGCAAGCCTTCTTCGATCTGGTCGCCACGGATTATCTCTATTCGTATGTCCACGCCACCGAGCGGGAAGAGGAGGTCCGAGCGCGCTTACGCTGGTGGCGCATGTTCCTCAATCTTCTCAATATCAAGGCCAGAGAAGGTTGCACGCCAATGGACGTTGTGAAGATCCTCTATCCAGACCTGGCGCCTCTGTCGGACACCGAAATGACCATAGAAGCTTGGGAGTTGAAATCCGACCTTCAGTATGGCGTCTTCCAACGCTTATGCTGGCTCGGCTTGCTCTATGAGGCACGAGAGGGGCTCACTCTTCTGCAGGACGGATCCTTCCACAAGACGCCACTTTGGGCAGCTTGCCTGCAGTTGGAATCGGATACGCAAAGCGACATCGGCGTGCATTGACGATCTTTATTCCGCCGCTGGCTGCCTCAATAACGCTTTCTCTCGCCGCGCAATCACCGCAGGATCATTCATGAAATCCGTCCTCGGCCCCGGCTTGCGGCCACGCTTCTGGTAGCCGTTGGCTGTGCTGCCGTCGCGAATGCCGAACATATGATCCTTCTGCCCGGTGCGTCGGGGGCCGCTCTTGCTGCGCTGCTGTTCTCTGCCGGCCTGCAACTCGGCGACGATCGACAGCATGTCGTCCAGCCGCTTGTTGTCGACGACCTCGGCACGATGCACCGAGCGCAACGTATCGAAGGTCCTGTAGGGCAGGGCAAAGCTCTCGTGCATGATCTCGAGCCGACCGTCCGGATAATCGCAGACAATCACCTTCTGGCCCGCCAATGGCTTGGAAATCTCGGTTGGATCGAGAATGAACAGCACCTTGTCGTAGCGCAGCGTCAGCGATTGCGACAGCGTGCGCACTTCCTTGCGGCACATGGCACCATCGAGGTTCTCATGGTCGGCCAGCGGCCGGTGCATGTCTTTCGGATTGCGTGGCGGCTTGCCGAAACGAGTGTTGAAATCTGTAATGAACTCAGGCGCATAGGCATTGGCAGCTTCGATCGTATCGATGCCGCGAAGCCGCATCTCCTTGACCAGCCGATCCTGCAATGTCTGGTTGGCACGTTCCACCCGACCCTTCTTTCAAGTCCAGGACTGCAGCTCGTGCAACTAGCCAAGCGCGCATAGAGTTTGAAGTAACGCACCCCTTTCATCCCTGGCGTGGCCAGCGTTTCGTTCTGGCGACGCGCAAGCAGAATTGGGGCGAAGACCGCGTCATGTTCTATGACGTTCAAGGACGACTGCGTTCGCTGCCGGCCTCGTGGACGGATGTCGATGAGATCGACGCATTCCGCCAGATAGCCGCAGGTCGGTCCTTCTCGCGCCCAGACGATCTGTCGGCGCTGGCGTCATTGATTGCTCACATCAAGGACCACCATGGAGATTGAAGATGCGTCAAGTAAATTACGCCGCAAATGTCAAGGTAATTATGCCGCGACTACGATGTTTGCGACGGCTTCCTTATGTGAAGTATCATTATAATGCAAGCGCTTTGGCTAATAGCTCGATATAATTCAATTGACACTAAAGTCGGCAGCGGCATATTTTACGTTACATGCAGGAGGCGCCTATGACCAAAGAAAGCAAGCCCGATCGCCTGCGCCAGATGGGCGCTCTCAACCCCAGACCCGAGGGCGTCCACGCGTCCTGGTTCCGGGAAGCAGGTTTCTTTGATCCGCTCGATCTCGTGCAAGTGAAGTACGAGATGCTTCGTCACGCCCGCCAAGACGGCACTAACAAAGCCGATGCGGCCGCGCTTTTCGGGCTGTCCCGGCAGACCTATTATCAAGCGGAGGCCGCGTTCGAGCGCGATGGCATTGCCGGCCTCTTGCCGCGCACCCGCGGGCCGAAGTCAGCCCACAAGCTTACTGGCGAGGTCATGCGTCTCGTCGAGGAGCATCTCGATGCGAACGGCCAACTGCAGGCCCGTTCGCTGGCGGAACTGGTGCATTCGAGACTGGGCATCAGCGTCCATCCTCGCAGTATCGAACGCGCGGTGGCGCGTAAAAAAAAACGATGACGGGCGGACGCACGCAATCACCATGCCGGCGAACGGCAAGGAGATTTACGAAGCGCTCCGCGCCGATGTTGTTTGCGGCACGGCTTGCGCAAGGCGGATGGGCGCCATCGTCTTTCACGGACTATGGCGCGGCCTGGCCGTGCTGATCACGCCAGAGCAGTCCACGATAGCGCGACAGCAGTCGGCGCCTCGGTCCACGACAACTTCAGTGGTCGCGCACGATCGCCAGCTCGTGCACATGCTCGCCAATATGGTGCTGGCAGCAGAGACAGGAGGAAGCCATGTCTACTGATAACGCCATGAAGATTAGTGCCGATCACCTGCGGCGCGATGCATTTCTCTACGTCCGCCAGTCCTCCCTTCGTCAGGTGTTCGAGAACACCGAGAGCACGAAGCGACAATATGCATTGCGGGACAGGGCGGTGGCGCTGGGTTGGCCGATTGAGCGCGTCCACGTCATCGACAACGACCTCGGCCTTTCCGGTGCACAGTCGCAGGACCGCGACGGATTTCAGCGCTTGGTGAGCGAGGTCGCGATGGGGCACGCAGGGATCGTGCTGGGACTGGAAGTATCTCGCCTGGCTCGCAACAATGCTGACTGGCATCGCCTTCTTGAGTTGGCCGCCATGTCGCGCACGCTCATCATGGATGAAGATGGCGTCTACGACGCGGCGTCCTTCAACGATCGTATGTTGCTCGGATTGAAGGGCACGATGAGTGAGGCCGAACTGCACATCCTGAAGTCTCGACTGCAAGGTGGCATTCTTAATAAGGCGCGTCGTGGGGAGCTCGAGTTACCGTTGCCGATCGGATTCGTTTACACGCCTGATACGCGCGTGGTGCTCGATCCGGATCGCCAGATCCAGGACACGGTGCGCATGCTGTTCGATACCTTCCGGGAGGCGGGCTCAGCTTGTGCGGTCGTGCGCCGCCTGCGTAGCGAGAAGATCCTGTTTCCTCGGCGCATTCGGCGCGGTCTCGGCAAGGGTGATGTCCTTTGGAGCGAGATAGACCACTCCCGTCTGCTTCAGATTTTGCACAATCCCCGATACGCTGGCGCTTTCGCGTACGGACGCACACGCACTGTCTACAATGCCAAGCTGAAGTCCGTACAGCAGAAGATGCCGAGGTCCGACTGGCAGGTGCTCATCCCTCAGGCCCACGAAGGCTATATCTCATGGGATGAGTTCGAGCGTAATCAATCAAGCCTGGAACAAAATGCAGTCGGTTTTTCTCCGGGCCTGCGGGGTCGTATGCCTCGCCAGGGCAGCGGCTTGTTGCAAGGTCGAGTTTTGTGCGGTCGATGCGGCGCCCGCATGCGGGTCCATTATGAACAGTTCGAGGACAAGCTTCGTCCCTATTACGTCTGCAACGAGGCCGTCGTTCGTCACGCTGGAAAGACCTGCCAATGGGCAAGAGGACCTGCGATCGATGAAGCGGTCAGCGCGTTGCTGCTTGAAGCAATGGCACCGACGGCGATAGAGGTCGCGCTGGCGGTGCAGCAGGAGATCTCACAACGTGTCGAGCAAGCTGCCTCGCTGCGCGACAAGCAGTTACAGCGCGCCCGGTATGAGGCTGAACTCGCACGCCGCCGCTATCTGAAGGTCGACTCCGACAACCGCTTGGTTGCCGACGCACTCGAAGCGGACTGGAATGGCAAACTACGCGACCTCGATGCGCTTCAGCGCGAACATGAGCGTCAAAACGAAACAGACCAGTCATTGCTGGACGGCGCGGCGCAGGAACGGATTCGGGCGCTGGCCGCAGATTTTCCTAGCGTCTGGAGCAACGAGCGCACGAGCGTCGTCGAGCGTAAACGCATGCTTGGCCTTCTCATCGAAGACGTGACACTGCTGGTCGACGAGCAGATCAACATGCACATACGCTGGCGCGGAGGTCGCACACAAAGCCTGACAGTAGCTCGCCCCCGGCCCATGGCAGTGATCCGCAAGACCCCGGAAGCGGTCGTAGCGTTGATCAACGAACTGCTGGAGACCGACAACGACCAGCAGATTGCCAGTCG
This genomic stretch from Rhizobium favelukesii harbors:
- a CDS encoding helix-turn-helix domain-containing protein; the protein is MTKESKPDRLRQMGALNPRPEGVHASWFREAGFFDPLDLVQVKYEMLRHARQDGTNKADAAALFGLSRQTYYQAEAAFERDGIAGLLPRTRGPKSAHKLTGEVMRLVEEHLDANGQLQARSLAELVHSRLGISVHPRSIERAVARKKKR
- a CDS encoding DUF5372 family protein, coding for MATRKQNWGEDRVMFYDVQGRLRSLPASWTDVDEIDAFRQIAAGRSFSRPDDLSALASLIAHIKDHHGD
- a CDS encoding recombinase family protein, whose translation is MSTDNAMKISADHLRRDAFLYVRQSSLRQVFENTESTKRQYALRDRAVALGWPIERVHVIDNDLGLSGAQSQDRDGFQRLVSEVAMGHAGIVLGLEVSRLARNNADWHRLLELAAMSRTLIMDEDGVYDAASFNDRMLLGLKGTMSEAELHILKSRLQGGILNKARRGELELPLPIGFVYTPDTRVVLDPDRQIQDTVRMLFDTFREAGSACAVVRRLRSEKILFPRRIRRGLGKGDVLWSEIDHSRLLQILHNPRYAGAFAYGRTRTVYNAKLKSVQQKMPRSDWQVLIPQAHEGYISWDEFERNQSSLEQNAVGFSPGLRGRMPRQGSGLLQGRVLCGRCGARMRVHYEQFEDKLRPYYVCNEAVVRHAGKTCQWARGPAIDEAVSALLLEAMAPTAIEVALAVQQEISQRVEQAASLRDKQLQRARYEAELARRRYLKVDSDNRLVADALEADWNGKLRDLDALQREHERQNETDQSLLDGAAQERIRALAADFPSVWSNERTSVVERKRMLGLLIEDVTLLVDEQINMHIRWRGGRTQSLTVARPRPMAVIRKTPEAVVALINELLETDNDQQIASRLNALGHRNWRGEPFTLKKVMIVRRAYGLKTRFERLRESGMLTGEEVARQLGVSATTIHQLGRDGVLKRHRYATNHRYLYEPPGNVRLEKGIGGRYGSRQPRLIDAQPTQQGAS